A single Halarcobacter anaerophilus DNA region contains:
- a CDS encoding DUF3427 domain-containing protein, with product MNQLITNNQNSNFYNHLTKLLLECNSFIFNVAFINYSGVQLLLNCLEELKKKGIKGKILSSTYLNFTEVEALKKLQEFENIELKIYDCTNKGFHAKAYIFEFEEEYKILLGSSNITSSAFKTNIEWNIKSISKKNEEFSTNILQEFKTLWEDSFFVTKDFLQQYGQYKLKTKVENFVYEKELKINSMQKQALEKLDFFRRKKETKALAIAATGTGKTYLAAFDVKAFSPKKMLFIVHRENILQKAKKSFEAVIKNIECGFFTGNKKEQKASYLFATVQTLSANYKKFSKEEFDYIIYDEAHHITSPSYEKITNYFKPKFSLGLTATPNRMDGNSIYEVFDDNIACDIRLNEALENNLVVPFHYYGVTDIKEIDYESVDLKDIVLLSKLLMVNKRVDFIIQKLNFYGNSGDKRRVLGFCASKEHAKFMSDEFNKKGIVSAFLTSEDSVLKREKIIKELENEKNSLEVVFSVDIFNEGVDIPSVNTVLMLRPTNSPIVFIQQLGRGLRKYKSKEFLTIIDFIGNHKKAFLIALALCGNKILDKESIKFSLLNNFADFANAHIVIDEISKQRVLEQINSENLSSFKYLKSRYFEFKALLGNKVPKIEDFINYDEFISPVPFILESKSYIEFLQKVEKTEELKELCSDENFLKAVRFIDFYLPLRRVYEFVILKYLLSNECCSLEKAFKILDKYLNRVDKETIKHSFSYLNQEFFDSSQKKRFLKLVFWENEELKRTQEFEKLLENKDKKNIIENSLNYGILTYEKSFGSFDFGLPFLKLYEKYNMQEIALLSNFDKIHSSFRGSGFLKFKDDFFLFITLEKDKFAKGSHYENNFLSKDCFTFISKPKMSQDKGDGKRLINNKKEKAKLHIFVRKFSHVDKKVQKFLYLGLANCIKYEGNQPIKTWLKLEKPLNNKIYEEFTKII from the coding sequence TTGAATCAATTAATTACAAATAATCAAAACAGCAATTTTTATAATCATCTCACAAAACTTTTATTAGAGTGCAACTCTTTTATTTTTAATGTGGCTTTTATAAATTATTCGGGGGTACAGCTTCTTTTAAACTGCTTAGAAGAGCTTAAAAAAAAAGGAATAAAAGGAAAAATTTTAAGTTCTACTTATCTTAATTTTACGGAAGTTGAGGCTCTAAAAAAACTTCAAGAGTTTGAAAATATAGAACTTAAAATATATGATTGTACAAATAAAGGTTTTCATGCAAAAGCCTATATTTTTGAATTTGAAGAGGAATATAAAATTTTGCTTGGTTCTTCAAATATAACTTCAAGTGCTTTTAAAACAAATATTGAGTGGAATATAAAATCAATTTCAAAAAAAAATGAAGAGTTTTCAACTAATATTCTACAAGAGTTTAAGACTCTTTGGGAGGACTCTTTTTTTGTAACAAAGGACTTTTTACAACAGTACGGTCAATATAAACTAAAAACAAAAGTAGAAAATTTTGTTTATGAAAAAGAGCTAAAAATAAACTCTATGCAAAAACAGGCTTTGGAAAAATTAGATTTTTTTAGAAGAAAAAAAGAGACGAAGGCTTTGGCAATAGCTGCAACGGGAACGGGAAAAACTTATCTTGCCGCTTTTGACGTAAAAGCTTTTAGTCCTAAGAAAATGCTTTTTATAGTACATAGAGAAAATATTTTGCAAAAAGCAAAAAAGAGTTTTGAAGCAGTAATAAAAAATATAGAGTGCGGTTTTTTTACGGGAAATAAAAAAGAACAAAAAGCCTCTTATCTTTTTGCAACGGTTCAAACTCTAAGTGCAAATTATAAAAAGTTCTCAAAAGAGGAGTTTGATTATATAATTTATGATGAAGCTCATCATATAACTTCCCCTTCTTATGAAAAAATTACAAACTATTTTAAACCGAAATTTTCTTTAGGTCTTACGGCAACTCCGAATAGGATGGACGGTAACTCTATTTATGAAGTTTTTGATGATAATATAGCTTGCGATATAAGATTGAATGAAGCGCTTGAAAACAATCTTGTGGTTCCTTTTCACTATTACGGGGTTACGGATATTAAAGAGATTGATTATGAAAGTGTTGATTTAAAAGATATAGTTTTATTATCCAAACTTTTAATGGTAAACAAAAGAGTTGATTTTATTATTCAAAAATTAAATTTTTACGGAAACTCAGGAGATAAAAGAAGAGTTTTAGGTTTTTGTGCCTCTAAAGAGCATGCAAAATTTATGAGTGATGAATTTAATAAAAAAGGCATAGTATCGGCTTTTTTGACAAGTGAAGATTCTGTTTTAAAAAGAGAGAAAATAATAAAAGAGTTAGAAAATGAAAAAAACTCTTTAGAAGTAGTTTTCAGTGTAGATATTTTTAATGAAGGAGTTGATATCCCTTCCGTAAACACGGTATTGATGTTAAGACCTACAAACTCTCCTATCGTATTTATCCAACAACTAGGACGAGGTTTAAGAAAATATAAAAGCAAAGAGTTTTTGACAATAATAGATTTTATAGGTAACCATAAAAAAGCTTTTTTAATAGCTCTAGCTTTATGCGGAAATAAAATTTTAGATAAAGAGAGTATAAAATTTTCTCTTTTAAACAATTTTGCCGATTTTGCAAATGCGCATATCGTAATTGATGAAATCTCTAAACAAAGAGTTTTAGAGCAGATTAACAGTGAAAATCTAAGTAGTTTTAAATATCTAAAATCAAGATATTTTGAGTTTAAAGCTTTACTTGGAAACAAAGTGCCTAAGATAGAAGATTTTATAAATTATGATGAGTTTATCTCTCCCGTACCTTTTATACTTGAATCAAAATCATATATTGAATTTTTGCAAAAAGTTGAAAAAACAGAAGAGTTAAAAGAACTTTGCAGTGATGAAAACTTTTTAAAAGCTGTAAGATTTATAGATTTTTACCTTCCTCTTAGAAGAGTTTATGAATTTGTTATCTTAAAATATCTGCTTTCAAATGAGTGTTGTAGTTTGGAAAAAGCTTTTAAAATCTTAGATAAATATTTAAATAGGGTTGATAAAGAGACAATCAAACATAGTTTTTCTTATCTAAATCAAGAGTTTTTTGACTCTTCTCAAAAAAAGAGATTTTTAAAGTTGGTCTTTTGGGAAAATGAAGAGTTAAAAAGAACTCAAGAGTTTGAAAAACTTTTGGAAAACAAAGATAAAAAAAATATAATTGAAAATAGTTTAAACTACGGAATTTTAACCTATGAAAAGAGTTTCGGCTCTTTTGATTTTGGCTTACCGTTTTTAAAACTTTATGAAAAATATAATATGCAGGAAATAGCGCTTTTAAGTAATTTTGATAAAATTCACAGCTCTTTTAGAGGAAGCGGTTTTTTAAAATTTAAAGATGATTTCTTTTTATTTATCACTTTGGAAAAGGATAAATTTGCAAAAGGAAGTCATTATGAAAACAATTTTTTATCAAAAGATTGTTTTACTTTTATTAGCAAACCTAAAATGTCTCAAGACAAAGGTGACGGAAAAAGATTAATCAATAATAAAAAAGAGAAAGCAAAACTTCATATTTTTGTTAGAAAATTTTCCCATGTGGATAAAAAAGTCCAAAAGTTTTTATATTTAGGTTTGGCAAATTGTATAAAATATGAAGGTAACCAGCCTATTAAAACCTGGCTTAAACTTGAAAAGCCTTTAAATAATAAAATCTATGAAGAGTTTACTAAGATTATTTAA
- a CDS encoding ion transporter, with protein MYKIIKSLVESAIFQNFIIALIILNGITMGFETSNSIMQSYSKFILAFDKIVITVFTIEIILRIYVHKFAFFKDPWSLFDFFIVAISLFPANETFSIFRILRVFRLFRLITVVPQMRKIVAALLGVIPGMLSIMALMSLIFYIFAIISTNLYSETFPQWFGTLGESFYTLFQVMTLESWSMGIVRPLMEEHPFAWMFFIPFIFVATFVMVNLIVAIIVDAMAVLKESEETNIITEVKGGQNGLKEEIEDLKNEIKELKEIIVNSKNN; from the coding sequence ATGTATAAAATTATTAAATCTTTGGTTGAATCAGCTATTTTCCAAAATTTTATTATTGCTTTGATTATATTAAACGGTATTACAATGGGTTTTGAGACTTCAAACTCTATTATGCAGTCATATTCAAAATTTATTCTGGCATTTGATAAAATTGTTATTACAGTCTTCACTATTGAGATAATACTTAGAATTTATGTTCATAAATTTGCATTTTTTAAAGATCCTTGGTCTTTGTTTGATTTTTTTATTGTTGCAATTTCTCTGTTCCCAGCAAATGAGACTTTCTCAATCTTTAGAATCCTAAGAGTCTTTAGGCTTTTTAGATTAATAACAGTCGTACCTCAAATGAGAAAAATAGTTGCCGCTTTACTTGGAGTAATCCCGGGGATGCTTTCAATTATGGCATTAATGTCTTTGATTTTTTATATTTTTGCCATAATCTCTACAAATCTTTATTCAGAGACTTTTCCTCAATGGTTCGGAACTTTGGGAGAATCTTTTTATACTCTTTTTCAAGTTATGACTTTAGAATCTTGGTCTATGGGAATAGTAAGACCGCTTATGGAAGAGCATCCTTTTGCCTGGATGTTTTTTATTCCTTTTATTTTTGTTGCAACATTCGTAATGGTAAATTTAATTGTCGCAATAATCGTCGATGCAATGGCTGTTTTAAAAGAGAGTGAAGAGACAAATATTATTACAGAAGTAAAAGGAGGACAAAACGGTCTTAAAGAAGAGATCGAAGATTTGAAAAATGAGATAAAAGAGTTAAAAGAGATAATTGTAAACTCAAAAAACAACTGA
- a CDS encoding nucleotide pyrophosphohydrolase, producing MDIKKIEQIIKDFSANRDWDKFHNPKNLAMALSVETSELVEIFQWLDFEQAANLSEDKKEHLKQEVADIAVYLLRICMHYNINLEEAIIKKMKLNEKKYPLFDKSGKKIEYGKKN from the coding sequence ATGGATATTAAAAAAATTGAACAGATAATTAAAGATTTTTCTGCAAATAGAGACTGGGACAAGTTTCATAATCCTAAAAATCTGGCAATGGCTTTAAGCGTAGAAACTTCGGAATTAGTAGAAATTTTCCAATGGCTTGATTTTGAACAAGCAGCAAATCTAAGTGAAGATAAAAAAGAGCATCTAAAACAAGAAGTTGCAGATATTGCCGTTTATTTACTTAGAATATGTATGCACTATAATATAAATTTGGAAGAAGCTATTATAAAAAAAATGAAATTAAATGAAAAAAAATATCCCCTCTTTGATAAAAGCGGCAAAAAAATTGAGTACGGAAAAAAGAACTAA
- a CDS encoding sensor histidine kinase has product MVQTTHSYVKAYHSIIHQYKELSEVIFTGLLNFTKVDEKLYKIQTKNFNQKEKIRQELYLQTIKRFNLLKKKKIINIDYILPNNTIFLRLSNPKQKGNKVDSKNKGINYVQKYKLPTFTHEVTNNTSGYKFLYPLIKDGLYLGVVSLTFSEEAITKALMKQYEILSNFIISDLNFNKNFLKNNNYYKEAHFKGFLHNQAILKDLQEITNQNIQDLKPSKTSSKKLYELGQKKEPASIFIKEKTSIITIIPIFHKISGEYEGFVSIISKGTTINLLNNNYLTILLLFIFLYATVILLFLQQKIKNIKDKELTQKMMKKDQQLLEQAKMAQMGEMLGNIAHQWRQPLSAISTIASGLKLNQEFGLLEEKDVAKNMDLIVENTKYLSKTIDTFRDFIKEKKVEKEVIIQEKIDESLKIVQATLDNYHIKLIKKIDYKKPVTIKMISDELSQVIINILNNAKDAISQKNIEKGWIKITQKSLKERVIITIEDNAGGIKEEIIPKIFNPYFTTKHQFQGTGLGLYMSKTIIEKHLKGTLKVENGKNGAIFTIELKR; this is encoded by the coding sequence TTGGTACAGACTACTCACAGCTATGTAAAGGCTTATCATAGTATTATTCATCAATATAAAGAGTTATCGGAAGTCATTTTTACAGGTTTATTAAATTTTACAAAAGTTGATGAAAAATTGTATAAAATCCAGACAAAAAATTTTAATCAAAAAGAGAAAATAAGACAAGAGTTATATCTTCAAACTATAAAAAGATTTAATCTGCTAAAAAAGAAAAAAATCATAAATATTGATTATATTCTTCCTAATAATACTATATTTCTAAGATTAAGTAATCCTAAACAAAAAGGAAACAAAGTAGATAGTAAAAATAAAGGAATCAATTATGTACAAAAGTATAAACTGCCTACTTTCACCCATGAAGTAACTAATAATACCTCAGGCTACAAATTTTTATACCCTTTAATAAAAGATGGTTTATATTTAGGAGTTGTCTCTTTAACTTTCAGTGAAGAAGCTATAACTAAAGCTTTAATGAAGCAGTATGAGATATTAAGCAATTTTATAATTAGTGATTTAAATTTCAATAAAAATTTTTTAAAAAACAATAACTATTACAAAGAGGCTCATTTTAAAGGTTTTTTACACAATCAAGCTATATTAAAAGATTTACAAGAGATTACAAATCAAAATATTCAAGATCTAAAACCCTCTAAAACATCGTCAAAAAAACTTTATGAACTAGGACAAAAAAAAGAGCCCGCATCAATTTTTATAAAAGAGAAAACCTCAATTATTACAATAATTCCTATTTTTCATAAGATATCAGGTGAATATGAAGGTTTTGTTTCGATAATAAGCAAAGGAACTACTATAAATCTTTTAAATAACAACTATCTAACCATACTTCTTCTATTTATTTTCCTTTATGCAACGGTAATACTTCTATTTTTACAACAAAAAATCAAAAATATCAAAGATAAAGAGTTGACGCAAAAAATGATGAAAAAAGACCAGCAACTTTTAGAACAAGCAAAAATGGCACAAATGGGAGAGATGTTGGGAAATATTGCACATCAATGGAGACAACCTTTAAGTGCCATTAGTACAATTGCAAGCGGTCTTAAACTTAATCAAGAGTTCGGACTTTTAGAAGAGAAAGATGTGGCTAAAAATATGGACTTAATAGTCGAAAATACAAAATATCTTTCAAAAACTATTGATACCTTTAGAGACTTTATAAAAGAGAAAAAAGTGGAAAAAGAGGTCATAATACAAGAAAAAATAGATGAAAGCTTAAAAATTGTCCAAGCTACGTTAGATAACTATCATATAAAACTAATAAAAAAAATCGATTATAAAAAACCTGTTACAATAAAAATGATTTCAGATGAATTATCTCAGGTTATAATAAATATTTTAAATAATGCAAAAGATGCAATAAGCCAAAAAAACATAGAAAAAGGGTGGATAAAAATTACCCAAAAATCCCTAAAAGAGAGAGTTATTATAACTATTGAAGATAATGCAGGAGGAATAAAAGAGGAGATTATTCCAAAAATATTTAATCCTTATTTTACTACCAAACATCAGTTCCAAGGAACAGGTCTGGGGCTTTATATGAGTAAAACGATTATTGAAAAACATTTAAAAGGAACTTTAAAAGTTGAAAACGGCAAAAACGGGGCAATTTTTACTATTGAATTAAAACGTTAA
- a CDS encoding glycoside hydrolase family 15 protein — MNTKSVESLLENYFKSIEKIILSKQDPITGLLPASTAVTEHGDYTDAWVRDNVYSILCVWGLSLSYKRYNPDHYKSYLLSQSVVKLMRGLLISMMRQKDKVEKFKYTLNPFDALHAKYNTKTGLPIVGDDEWGHLQLDATSLYLLMLTQMIASGLKIIYTLDEVNFVQNLVHYISKTYCTADFGIWERGHKINTGDTEINCSSVGMAKAALAAISGFNLFGNSICKEATIHVVPSDIARSRFTLSELLPRESSSKETDAALLSIIGYPAYAIEDEELLKKTKDKILKKLEGKYGCKRFLLDGHQSCLEDSSRLHYEKSELKKFENIESEWPLFFTYLLLDALMREDNIEVEYWSKKLEPLFIERNGEKLLPELYYVPKDLIEKEKNNPGSQQRVANENLPLVWAQSLYLLSSMIKEGILNINDIDPLNRRRRIGHKRKTYPLIAILCEDDEEKQKLLNLGVSAQTIDELKPLKIIHASELALVHKIIGKNDKLGLSGRPSWVPRSITTARLHILAGEYIIFLPYYFNPKGFYFNYDNTLLVEHFKASLKFLSTHWDRLGQPIIPFFVKKGMLETDQKEEIVELLNELQNGVCNKIEVRTGFLQELINSASVERIENLHGLKFDDFNLNLGNKSFLSSSLFQCDLHDIPKDILQGYAFLSEEELLSKLTEKITLEEKVKIIELLNEKRGLDFEIFIDEKYTKLRDLAQHYYEFSAVCQKWSSIRTLSDIIGSFDERLEDALLEIVIRQKRLAVGRAYSEEATLSKSIDNHSILEAIKRFCGKNQAERALTQEIVLHLGHLIRVEPKLFEGILTIRTWYFVQLLVSNISKEKKIPIADAYEYLITLSPHTIYNNLKNILISFSSNVVDMKKQENLYVSKVPNLNSILTQKELREDIKIEDWAQYRKDIGMLSRLPNSFYKGLWYLLQQCKGLVIGDKYNLNNRIGSELTFDTTAGERNFELRVESLLQSIEASDYRQLNLELLQTLSRILKENPDIKIEADLMLDVIIGHAVRIAWQKTHKEGNYDEQKAQAWNAFYKLSPQKTEEYFIEAFMYLLTLQEENG; from the coding sequence ATGAATACAAAATCTGTAGAATCTTTACTTGAAAATTATTTTAAGTCAATTGAAAAAATTATATTATCAAAACAAGATCCGATAACAGGACTGCTTCCTGCTAGTACGGCGGTTACCGAACACGGTGATTATACCGATGCCTGGGTTAGGGATAATGTTTACAGTATCCTTTGTGTTTGGGGATTGAGTCTTTCCTATAAAAGGTATAATCCTGACCATTATAAAAGTTATCTGCTCTCTCAAAGCGTAGTTAAACTAATGAGAGGATTACTTATCTCAATGATGAGACAAAAAGATAAAGTAGAAAAGTTTAAATATACTTTAAATCCTTTTGATGCTCTGCATGCAAAATATAATACAAAAACAGGATTACCCATAGTAGGAGATGATGAATGGGGACATCTTCAACTTGATGCAACTTCTTTATATCTTTTAATGCTTACTCAAATGATAGCTTCAGGACTTAAGATTATTTATACTCTTGATGAAGTTAATTTTGTTCAAAATCTAGTTCACTATATCAGCAAAACATATTGTACTGCCGATTTCGGTATTTGGGAAAGGGGACACAAAATAAATACCGGAGATACGGAGATTAACTGTAGTTCCGTGGGTATGGCAAAAGCTGCATTAGCTGCAATTTCAGGATTTAATCTTTTTGGAAACAGTATTTGTAAAGAGGCTACTATTCATGTAGTACCAAGTGATATTGCAAGATCAAGATTTACTTTAAGCGAACTTCTTCCAAGAGAATCCAGCTCAAAAGAGACTGATGCCGCACTTTTAAGTATTATAGGTTATCCCGCATATGCCATAGAAGATGAAGAGTTATTAAAAAAGACAAAAGATAAAATTCTAAAAAAACTTGAAGGGAAATACGGTTGCAAAAGATTTTTACTTGACGGGCACCAAAGTTGTTTGGAAGACAGCAGCCGACTTCATTATGAAAAATCCGAACTTAAAAAGTTTGAAAATATAGAATCAGAGTGGCCACTGTTTTTTACTTATTTGCTTTTAGATGCTTTAATGAGAGAAGATAATATAGAAGTAGAGTATTGGAGTAAAAAACTAGAACCTCTTTTTATTGAACGAAACGGAGAAAAACTTCTACCTGAATTATATTATGTTCCAAAAGATTTAATTGAAAAAGAGAAGAATAATCCGGGTTCCCAACAAAGAGTTGCCAATGAAAATTTACCTTTGGTTTGGGCTCAAAGTCTTTATCTTCTTTCAAGCATGATAAAAGAGGGTATTTTAAATATAAATGATATAGACCCTTTAAACAGAAGACGCAGAATAGGTCATAAAAGAAAAACATATCCATTGATTGCCATCCTTTGTGAAGATGATGAAGAGAAACAAAAACTTTTAAACTTAGGAGTTAGTGCACAAACTATTGATGAGTTAAAACCTTTGAAAATCATACATGCCTCAGAATTGGCTTTGGTTCATAAAATAATAGGGAAAAACGATAAATTAGGTTTAAGCGGCAGACCTTCTTGGGTACCGCGTTCAATTACCACTGCAAGGTTACATATTTTAGCCGGTGAATATATTATCTTTTTACCTTATTACTTTAATCCTAAGGGATTTTATTTTAATTACGATAATACTCTTTTAGTAGAACATTTTAAAGCTTCGTTGAAATTTTTATCAACTCATTGGGATCGTTTAGGACAGCCTATAATACCTTTTTTTGTAAAAAAAGGTATGCTTGAAACAGACCAAAAAGAGGAGATTGTAGAACTTTTAAATGAGTTGCAAAACGGAGTTTGCAATAAAATAGAAGTAAGAACCGGATTTTTACAGGAACTTATAAATAGTGCATCTGTTGAAAGAATAGAAAATCTGCACGGGCTGAAATTTGATGATTTTAATTTAAATCTTGGAAATAAAAGTTTTCTTTCATCTTCTTTGTTCCAATGTGATTTGCATGATATTCCTAAAGATATTTTACAAGGGTATGCTTTTTTAAGTGAAGAAGAACTTCTTTCAAAACTTACGGAAAAAATTACTTTAGAAGAAAAAGTTAAAATAATAGAACTTTTAAATGAAAAAAGAGGTTTGGATTTTGAAATTTTTATTGATGAAAAATATACTAAACTTCGTGATTTGGCACAACACTATTATGAATTTTCAGCTGTTTGCCAAAAGTGGTCAAGTATTAGAACCTTAAGTGATATTATTGGATCTTTTGATGAGCGTTTGGAAGATGCTTTGCTTGAAATTGTTATTAGACAAAAAAGATTGGCAGTAGGAAGAGCATACAGTGAAGAGGCTACTTTATCAAAATCTATAGATAACCATTCTATTTTGGAGGCAATAAAAAGGTTTTGCGGTAAAAATCAGGCAGAAAGAGCTTTAACCCAAGAGATTGTATTACATCTTGGACATTTAATCAGAGTTGAACCTAAACTCTTTGAAGGGATACTTACGATTAGAACTTGGTATTTTGTACAGTTATTAGTAAGTAATATCTCAAAAGAGAAAAAAATTCCTATTGCAGATGCTTATGAGTATTTGATTACTCTCTCACCTCATACTATTTATAATAATCTAAAAAATATATTGATATCTTTTTCCTCAAATGTAGTAGATATGAAAAAACAAGAGAATCTTTATGTGTCAAAAGTTCCTAATTTGAACTCTATATTGACTCAAAAAGAGTTAAGAGAAGATATTAAAATCGAAGATTGGGCACAATACAGAAAAGATATAGGAATGTTGTCAAGACTTCCAAACAGTTTTTATAAAGGTTTGTGGTATCTTTTACAGCAATGCAAAGGTTTAGTAATAGGAGATAAATATAATTTAAACAATAGAATAGGTTCAGAGTTGACTTTTGATACAACAGCAGGTGAAAGAAATTTTGAACTAAGAGTTGAATCTCTGCTTCAAAGTATAGAAGCCTCTGATTATAGACAGCTGAATCTGGAGCTTTTGCAAACTCTTTCAAGAATTCTCAAGGAGAATCCCGATATTAAAATTGAGGCTGATTTGATGCTTGACGTGATAATCGGTCATGCTGTAAGAATAGCCTGGCAGAAAACACACAAAGAGGGTAATTATGATGAGCAAAAAGCACAAGCATGGAATGCTTTTTACAAACTCTCACCTCAAAAAACAGAAGAGTACTTTATTGAAGCTTTTATGTATTTATTAACATTACAAGAGGAGAACGGATGA
- the glk gene encoding glucokinase, translating to MILAGDIGATKTNLALFEVKKGKLKNVFQDQFQSKKYEKFDDILALFEEQIPNIKIKAVCIGVAGAIIEQKCKTTNLPWDIDAEVLKERFKTSKVRLLNDLETTAYGMLYLKDEEFLELNSNARKTEGNIAVIAAGTGLGEAILHFDGKHFTPIGTEGGHSDFAPLTAQQDELLFWLRKRFPGHVSYERVVSGMGIYTIYEFLLESGFAKEPNEMKNLSLDADKSAMISQCAMQLKDPLCLETLRLFSEIYAAEAGNLALKYMSLGGVYIGGGIAPKILPFIKSEYFLNAFVSKGRFEELLRRVPLKVSLNQETALLGAVKFAYNKLL from the coding sequence ATGATTTTAGCTGGAGACATCGGTGCAACAAAGACGAATTTAGCTCTTTTTGAAGTAAAAAAAGGAAAACTTAAAAATGTTTTCCAAGATCAATTTCAAAGTAAAAAATATGAAAAATTCGATGATATTTTAGCCTTGTTTGAAGAGCAGATACCCAATATAAAAATTAAGGCTGTTTGTATAGGTGTTGCAGGAGCAATTATAGAGCAGAAATGTAAAACTACAAATCTGCCTTGGGATATAGATGCAGAAGTTTTAAAAGAGCGTTTTAAAACCTCAAAAGTAAGATTGTTAAATGATTTAGAAACAACAGCCTACGGAATGTTGTATCTAAAAGACGAAGAGTTTTTAGAATTAAATTCAAATGCAAGAAAAACAGAAGGGAATATTGCAGTTATTGCTGCGGGAACTGGACTTGGTGAAGCAATTTTACATTTTGACGGTAAGCACTTTACTCCAATAGGAACAGAAGGGGGGCACAGTGATTTTGCACCCCTTACGGCACAACAAGATGAACTTTTATTTTGGCTTAGAAAGAGATTTCCCGGACATGTAAGTTATGAACGGGTAGTTTCAGGCATGGGAATATATACAATTTATGAATTTCTTTTAGAAAGCGGTTTTGCAAAAGAACCAAATGAAATGAAGAATTTATCTTTGGATGCGGATAAAAGTGCAATGATAAGCCAATGCGCAATGCAATTAAAAGATCCTTTATGTTTGGAAACTTTAAGACTTTTTTCAGAGATATATGCAGCTGAAGCCGGAAATTTGGCTTTAAAATATATGTCATTGGGAGGTGTTTATATAGGAGGAGGAATTGCTCCTAAAATTTTGCCTTTTATAAAAAGTGAATATTTTTTGAATGCTTTTGTAAGTAAAGGAAGATTTGAAGAGTTGTTAAGAAGAGTACCTTTAAAAGTTTCGTTAAATCAAGAGACTGCACTTCTTGGTGCGGTAAAATTTGCTTATAACAAACTTCTTTAG
- a CDS encoding nucleoside 2-deoxyribosyltransferase has product MKKIYLAGPDVFEKDSIQIGKKYVALCKKYGFEGLYPLDNVIDFDQPKQKIAQDIFLANKKLIEKCDIVIANLNSFRGKESDSGTVWECGYAFGLKKEVYGYISKKRTYIEQFEEKEKISIDNITYDMKNRTIEDFGLPLNLMISCSVKKIIVGDLEKVLREL; this is encoded by the coding sequence ATGAAAAAAATATATCTCGCAGGACCTGATGTTTTTGAAAAAGATTCAATCCAAATAGGTAAAAAATATGTTGCACTTTGCAAAAAATACGGTTTTGAAGGACTTTATCCTCTTGATAATGTTATAGATTTTGACCAACCAAAACAAAAAATTGCCCAAGATATCTTTTTGGCAAATAAAAAACTAATTGAAAAGTGCGATATAGTAATTGCAAATTTAAACTCTTTTAGAGGAAAAGAGAGTGACAGTGGAACCGTTTGGGAGTGCGGTTATGCTTTTGGCTTAAAAAAAGAGGTTTACGGATATATCTCAAAGAAAAGAACTTATATAGAACAATTTGAAGAAAAAGAGAAAATAAGTATTGATAATATTACATATGATATGAAAAATAGAACTATAGAAGATTTTGGTTTGCCTTTAAATCTAATGATTTCATGCTCCGTCAAAAAAATTATAGTAGGTGATTTAGAAAAGGTATTAAGAGAGTTATGA